AATGGCAAAACCAAGTGAATGTGATAAAGTAGCAAACATACCAGTTGAGAATGCAATTACAACTGCTAACATTGACAAGCACTGACAAATTGCTGCGTTATCATAAAGCTTctgtataattttttcattttcaggTTTTGGAACTACACTTGCCATGATGAAGTAGATGAATATGGAAACAGCCGAGAATGTGAAGGCAATGGCATCGGAAACAACAAATGCACGAAATGTTGTTTTCCTTATTAGAATCGCCATCCCTTTATTAGGGCTATCTGGGTCGCTCTCAAAACCTCCTGGCAATGTGATACCAGCGGCGAAAGTGATCGTCATTATCAAAGTGGCCACGACAATATGGAATTGAGCTGACTTCATAATAATTTCTATTACTGTTTGATCTTCCTTTATAGCTTTATCGTGATCATTTTCCCTCAGTTGCATTTTGACTCCTGTTCCCGTTTCATCATTTGGATTGAGCATGTACTCGTACTTCCGCTTTACCTCAAAGTCACGTTTTCCAAATTGGCCAATGCTACACAAATCCTTCACcaatttctcctattttcatCAATAGTACAGTTTATTTTGAGTCTGTCTAACTGAGAACTAATATGTTCATAGCTTAGGAGACAATGATATCATCTAAAATAAATTCTGGCGAAGGTAGAGCAAGAAATAGAATTAAAGTTTTACTTGATGTTTCAACAGCACATATCGTTCACACAAATCGTTCTTTCGCTTGACATAATCCTTGAACTAGTATATCAATATTTCACCAGCATATACTCGAGCGCAACCAGTATTTCAAAAACAAATGTGCGGCCGCTTACCTTCTTTGTTGTCGCTTTGCATGACAATGCTATATCAAGTGGAGTCTGGTTTTCTTTGTTAAATGTCATCTTCTTTGCTCTAGGATGGTTTATTAATTCACGCACATGGTTACCAGAGGCAACAAGCAAATGGAGAGGAATGTTGTCGTCGCAGCCTAATAAGAACCGGACTACCTTGTCTTGATTGTTCAGTATGGCAACATGAAGAGCATTTTGACTGTTGCTGTTAAGCGTATCCCAACAATCGGGGCAGTGATTTAATAGCTTCTCTATCATGTTTACGTCACCTTCACTTGCTGCAATGTGAATTGCTGTCATCCAGTCATATTCACTGCCTGCCGGAAGGTACACTAAGGATTTTTTCCACGCCAGCATATCAGATACTACGCCCGCCAA
The nucleotide sequence above comes from Capsicum annuum cultivar UCD-10X-F1 unplaced genomic scaffold, UCD10Xv1.1 ctg70576, whole genome shotgun sequence. Encoded proteins:
- the LOC124885433 gene encoding ankyrin repeat-containing protein ITN1-like (The sequence of the model RefSeq protein was modified relative to this genomic sequence to represent the inferred CDS: added 14 bases not found in genome assembly), which gives rise to MLAWKKSLVFYAVKLGLAGVVSDMLAWKKSLVYLPAGSEYDWMTAIHIAASEGDVNMIEKLLNHCPDCWDTLNSNSQNALHVAILNNQDKVVRFLLGCDDNIPLHLLVASGNHVRELINHPRAKKMTFNKENQTPLDIALSCKATTKKEKLVKDLCSIGQFGKRDFEVKRKYEYMLNPNDETGTGVKMQLRENDHDKAIKEDQTVIEIIMKSAQFHIVVATLIMTITFAAGITLPGGFESDPDSPNKGMAILIRKTTFRAFVVSDAIAFTFSAVSIFIYFIMASVVPKPENEKIIQKLYDNAAICQCLSMLAVVIAFSTVWML